A stretch of the Equus quagga isolate Etosha38 chromosome 9, UCLA_HA_Equagga_1.0, whole genome shotgun sequence genome encodes the following:
- the LRRC25 gene encoding leucine-rich repeat-containing protein 25 encodes MGGALAWLLLLLLQDPGSQGLSCNVSSGGVDWTKAFTDTCLNFSGQGLSLPQNQFLQASSVAILDLSGNSLRELPLPFFTRLEKLKVLDVTRNPLERVDRALAERCDIDLKADCLCVLASWDEVRRDNCSQQPPLQCLHTDTGTWHNVSAFLEAGCPPGLAPTTMGVLAASAGLFLGLAVAGSVLAWRLRRHRASSSQGLSKTWAAQDGPRPGSGRQPRYSSRGLSPEPSGAALRRPSTPDYENMFVGQPPAGHQWADHGAQPSEDGDFYMNYKGPDHASQPIYGNLQSLDWAPEEYVMAGR; translated from the exons ATGGGGGGCGCCCTGGCgtggctgctgctgttgctgctgcagGATCCAGGCAGCCAGGGACTGTCCTGCAACGTGTCCTCCGGAGGCGTGGACTGGACCAAGGCGTTCACAGACACATGCCTGAACTTCAGTGGCCAAGGCCTGAGCCTGCCCCAGAACCAGTTTCTGCAGGCCAGCAGTGTGGCCATCCTCGACCTGTCTGGGAACAGCCTTCGAGAGCTCCCGCTGCCGTTCTTCACCCGCCTGGAGAAGCTGAAGGTCCTGGATGTAACCCGCAACCCACTAGAACGTGTGGACAGGGCACTGGCCGAGCGCTGTGACATTGACCTGAAGGCTGACTGTCTCTGTGTGCTAGCATCCTGGGACGAGGTCCGGCGAGACAACTGCTCCCAGCAGCCCCCTCTGCAGTGCCTGCACACAGACACCGGCACCTGGCACAACGTCTCTGCCTTCCTGGAGGCCGGCTGCCCCCCTGGCCTGGCCCCGACCACCATGGGGGTGCTGGCAGCCAGTGCAGGCCTGTTCCTTGGGCTCGCCGTTGCTGGCTCAGTGCTGGCCTGGAGACTCCGGAGACACCGGGCATCCAGTAGCCAGGGTCTGAGCAAAACGTGGGCTGCTCAGGATGGTCCCCGGCCCGGCTCCGGCCGGCAGCCGAGGTACAGTAGCCGAGGCCTCAGCCCTGAGCCCTCGGGGGCCGCCCTGCGCAGGCCCTCCACACCTGACTATGAGAACATGTTCGTGGGCCAGCCGCCCGCAGGGCACCAGTGGGCCGACCACGG GGCTCAGCCTTCCGAGGACGGTGACTTCTACATGAACTACAAGGGCCCTGACCATGCCTCCCAGCCTATCTACGGCAACCTGCAGTCGCTGGACTGGGCCCCGGAGGAGTACGTGATGGCTGGGCGCTga
- the ISYNA1 gene encoding inositol-3-phosphate synthase 1, giving the protein MKAAAEFVVESPDVVYGPEAIEAQYEYRTTGVSREGGVLKVRPTSTRFTFRTARQVPRLGVMLVGWGGNNGSTLTAAVLANRLRLSWPTRTGRKEANYYGSLTQASTVSLGLDAEGQEVFVPFSALLPMVAPNDLVFDGWDISSLNLAEAMRRAQVLDWGLQEQLWPHMEPLRPRPSIYIPEFIAANQSVRADNLIPGTRAQQLEQIRRDICDFRSKAGLDKVIVLWTANTERFCEVVPGLNDTAENLLRTIELGLEVSPSTLFAVASILEGCAFLNGSPQNTLVPGALELAWQRRVFVGGDDFKSGQTKVKSVLVDFLIGSGLKTMSIVSYNHLGNNDGQNLSAPPQFRSKEVSKSSVVDDMVQSNPVLYAPGEEPNHCVVIKYVPYVGDSKRALDEYTSELMMGGTNTLVLHNTCEDSLLAAPIMLDLVLLTELCQRVSFCTDADPEPQSFHPVLSLLSFLFKAPLVPPGSPVVNALFRQRSCIENILRACVGLPPQNHMLLEHKMERPCLRQGQPVAPAYAGPCKKGSAPTAPNGCVGDANGHTKAEAPQMLTT; this is encoded by the exons GTGCGCCCCACGTCCACGCGCTTCACCTTCCGGACCGCCCGGCAGGTGCCCCGGCTCGGGGTCATGCTTGTCGGCTGGGGCGGGAACAACGGCTCCACGCTCACCGCCGCCGTGCTGGCCAACCGACTGCGTCTGTCCTGGCCCACGCGCACCGGCCGCAAG GAGGCCAACTACTACGGCTCGCTGACGCAGGCGAGCACCGTTAGCCTGGGCCTGGACGCCGAGGGCCAGGAGGTGTTCGTGCCCTTCAGCGCACTGCTGCCCATGGTGGCGCCCAACGACCTCGTGTTCGACG GCTGGGACATATCGTCGCTGAATCTGGCCGAGGCGATGCGGCGCGCGCAGGTGCTGGACTGGGGGCTGCAGGAGCAACTGTGGCCACACATGGAGCCCTTACGCCCACGCCCCTCCATCTACATCCCCGAGTTCATCGCCGCTAACCAGAGTGTGCGCGCCGACAACCTCATCCCAGGCACGCGAGCGCAGCAG CTGGAGCAGATCCGCAGAGACATCTGCGACTTCCGGTCCAAGGCTGGGCTGGACAAAGTCATCGTGTTGTGGACAGCAAACACGGAGCGCTTCTGCGAAGTGGTCCCGGGCCTCAATGACACCGCTGAGAACCTGCTGCGCACCATCGAG CTGGGCCTCGAGGTGTCGCCCTCCACGCTCTTCGCCGTGGCCAGCATCTTGGAAGGCTGTGCCTTCCTCAACGGGTCCCCACAGAACACACTAGTGCCTGGTGCCCTTGAGCTCGCATGGCAGCGCCGCGTCTTTGTGGGCGGAGACGACTTCAAGTCCGGCCAGACCAAGGTCAAGTCCGTGCTTGTGGACTTCCTTATCGGCTCCGGCCTGAAG ACCATGTCCATCGTGAGCTACAACCACCTAGGCAACAATGATGGGCAAAACCTGTCAGCACCGCCCCAGTTCCGCTCCAAGGAGGTGTCCAAGAGCAGTGTGGTGGATGACATGGTGCAGAGCAACCCAGTGCTCTACGCACCCGGCGAGGAGCCCAACCACTGC gtGGTCATCAAGTACGTGCCCTATGTGGGCGACAGCAAGCGTGCACTGGATGAGTACACATCGGAGCTCATGATGGGCGGCACCAACACGCTGGTGCTGCATAACACATGTGAG GACTCTCTCCTGGCTGCACCCATCATGCTGGATCTGGTACTGCTGACAGAGCTGTGCCAGCGTGTGAGCTTCTGCACCGACGCTGACCCGGAGCCACAGAGCTTCCACCCAGTGCTGTCGCTGCTCAGCTTTCTCTTCAAGGCACCGCTggtgccaccaggcagccccgTGGTCAACGCACTCTTCCGCCAGCGCAGCTGCATCGAGAACATCCTAAG GGCCTGCGTGGGGCTCCCGCCGCAGAACCACATGCTTCTGGAGCACAAGATGGAGCGCCCCTGCCTCAGGCAAGGCCAGCCTGTGGCCCCTGCCTATGCTGGGCCTTGCAAGAAGGGGTCAGCCCCGACTGCCCCCAACGGCTGTGTCGGTGATGCCAATGGTCATACAAAGGCCGAGGCACCCCAGATGCTCACCACCTGA
- the SSBP4 gene encoding LOW QUALITY PROTEIN: single-stranded DNA-binding protein 4 (The sequence of the model RefSeq protein was modified relative to this genomic sequence to represent the inferred CDS: deleted 1 base in 1 codon) yields MYAKGGKGSAVPSDSQAREKLALYVYEYLLHVGAQKSAQTFLSEIRWEKNITLGEPPGFLHSWWCVFWDLYCAAPDRREACEHSSEAKAFQDYSAAAAPSPVMGSMAPNDALAAGPMAPGFFQGPPGSQPPPHNPNAPMMGPHIQPFMSPRFPGGPRPTLRMPSQPPVGLPGSQPLIPGAMDPSPRAQGHPSMGSVQRVTPPRGMASVGPQSYGGSMRPPPNSLAGPGLPTMNMGPGVRGPWTSPSGNSIPYSSSSPGSYSGPPGGGGPPGTPIMPSPGDSTNSSENMYTIMNPIGPGAGRANFPLGPGPEGPMAAMSAMEPHHVNGSLGSGDMDGLPKSSPGAVAGLSNAPGTPRDDGEMAAAGTFLHPFPSESYSPGMTMSV; encoded by the exons ATGTACGCCAAGGGGGGCAAGGGCTCGGCTGTGCCCTCCGACAGCCAGGCCCGCGAGAA GTTGGCGCTGTACGTGTATGAGTACCTGCTGCATGTCGGTGCCCAGAAGTCAGCCCAGACTTTTCTGTCCGAG ATCCGATGGGAGAAGAACATCACACTGGGGGAGCCCCCAGGCTTCCTGCATTCCTGGTGGTG CGTGTTCTGGGACTTGTACTGTGCCGCGCCCGACCGCAGAGAGGCTTGCGAGCACTCGAGTGAGGCCAAGGCCTTCCAGGACTAC AGCGCTGCAGCCGCCCCCAGCCCTGTGATGGGGAGCATGGCCCCCAACGACGCATTGGCAGCCGGCCCTATGGCTCCTGGCTTCTTCCAG GGCCCCCCTGGCTCCCAGCCG CCCCCCCACAACCCCAACGCCCCCATGATGGGGCCTCATATTCAG CCCTTCATGTCACCGCGGTTCCCAGGGGGCCCCCGGCCCACCCTGCGGATGCCGAGTCAG cctcctgtAGGCCTCCCCGGCTCCCAGCCCCTCATTCCTGGCGCCATGGACCCCTCCCCGCGAGCTCAGG GGCATCCGAGCATGGGCTCAGTGCAGAGGGTAACGCCTCCAAGGGGCATGGCCAGCGTTGGGCCCCAG AGCTACGGAGGTAGTATGCGGCCCCCACCCAACTCACTCGCCGGCCCAGGCCTGCCCACCATGAACAT GGGCCCTGGAGTGCGCGGCCCGtggaccagccccagtggcaACTCG ATCCCCTACTCCTCATCCTCCCCCGGCAGCTACTCG GgacccccaggaggaggtggtcCCCCTGGAACGCCCATCATGCCCAGCCCTGGAG ACTCCACCAACTCCAGCGAGAACATGTACACCATTATGAACCCCATCGGGCCGGGCGCCGGCAGGGCTAAC TTccccctgggccctggccccGAGGGCCCCATGGCCGCCATGAGTGCAATGGAGCCTCACCACGTGAACGGATCCCTGG GCTCGGGCGACATGGACGGGTTGCCGAAG AGCTCCCCCGGCGCCGTGGCCGGCCTGAGCAACGCCCCGGGCACCCCGCGGGACGACGGCGAGATGGCGGCCGCCGGGACTTTCCTGCACCCGTTCCCGAGCGAAAGC TACTCGCCCGGGATGACCATGAGCGTGTGA